One window of the Pseudarthrobacter sp. ATCC 49987 genome contains the following:
- the leuC gene encoding 3-isopropylmalate dehydratase large subunit, with the protein MAKTLAEKVWDAHVVRKGDGEGANAQPDLLFIDLHLVHEVTSPQAFEGLRLAGRPLRRPDLTIATEDHNTPTLDIDKPIADLTSRTQIQTLRNNCQEFGVRLHSLGDAEQGIVHVVGPQLGLTQPGMTVVCGDSHTSTHGAFGALAMGIGTSEVEHVMATQTLSLKPFKTMAINVEGTLRPGVSAKDIILAVIAKIGTGGGQGYVLEYRGSAIRALSMEARMTICNMSIEAGARAGLVAPDQTTYDYMFGRPHAPQGAEWDAALEYWNTLRSDDDATFDVEVDLDADTLEPFVTWGTNPGQGVSLSAKVPSPEDFGDENAKAAAERALQYMGLEAGTPMKEIRVDTVFLGSCTNSRMEDLRAAADIIRGRTKDPNIRMLVVPGSARVRLEAEAEGLDKVFKDFGAEWRFAGCSMCLGMNPDQLEPGERCASTSNRNFEGRQGKGGRTHLVSPVVAAATAVRGTLSSPSDLDPAPGSAAVRSDAA; encoded by the coding sequence GTGGCAAAGACACTGGCCGAGAAAGTCTGGGACGCGCACGTGGTGCGCAAAGGCGACGGCGAAGGAGCCAACGCCCAGCCCGACCTTCTCTTCATCGACCTCCACCTGGTGCACGAGGTGACCTCGCCGCAGGCCTTTGAGGGCCTCCGGCTGGCCGGGCGCCCGCTGCGCCGGCCCGACCTCACCATCGCCACCGAGGACCACAACACTCCCACGCTGGACATCGACAAGCCAATCGCCGATCTCACCAGCCGCACGCAGATCCAGACCCTGCGCAACAACTGCCAGGAATTCGGCGTCAGGCTTCACTCCCTCGGCGACGCCGAGCAGGGGATCGTCCACGTTGTCGGCCCGCAGCTTGGCCTCACCCAGCCCGGCATGACCGTGGTCTGCGGCGACTCGCACACCTCCACCCACGGGGCTTTCGGCGCCCTGGCGATGGGCATCGGCACCTCCGAGGTGGAGCACGTCATGGCCACCCAGACGCTGTCCCTGAAACCCTTCAAAACCATGGCCATCAACGTCGAGGGCACCCTGCGCCCCGGCGTATCGGCCAAGGACATCATCCTGGCCGTCATCGCCAAGATCGGCACCGGCGGAGGCCAAGGCTACGTGCTCGAATACCGAGGCTCCGCGATCCGGGCCCTGTCCATGGAGGCCCGGATGACCATCTGCAACATGTCCATCGAAGCCGGCGCCCGGGCAGGACTCGTCGCCCCGGACCAGACCACGTACGACTACATGTTCGGCCGCCCGCACGCGCCGCAGGGAGCCGAGTGGGACGCCGCCCTCGAATACTGGAACACCCTGCGCTCCGACGACGACGCCACGTTCGACGTCGAGGTCGACCTCGACGCCGACACCCTGGAACCGTTCGTGACCTGGGGGACCAACCCCGGCCAAGGCGTGTCCCTGTCCGCCAAGGTGCCCTCGCCCGAGGACTTCGGCGACGAGAACGCCAAGGCCGCGGCGGAACGCGCACTGCAGTACATGGGGCTGGAAGCCGGCACCCCCATGAAGGAGATCCGGGTGGACACGGTCTTCCTCGGTTCCTGCACCAACTCCCGGATGGAGGACCTCCGCGCGGCAGCGGACATCATCCGCGGCCGCACTAAGGACCCCAACATCCGGATGCTCGTGGTACCCGGCTCCGCCCGCGTCCGCCTCGAGGCCGAGGCCGAGGGCCTGGACAAGGTCTTCAAGGACTTCGGCGCCGAATGGCGCTTCGCCGGCTGCTCCATGTGCCTGGGCATGAACCCGGACCAGCTGGAACCGGGGGAGCGCTGCGCCTCCACCTCAAACCGGAACTTCGAGGGCCGCCAGGGCAAGGGCGGACGCACCCACCTGGTCTCCCCGGTCGTGGCAGCCGCGACGGCGGTGCGCGGCACCCTGAGCTCGCCGTCGGACCTGGACCCCGCCCCCGGGTCCGCAGCGGTCCGTTCCGACGCCGCCTAG
- the leuD gene encoding 3-isopropylmalate dehydratase small subunit — translation MEKFTTHTGIGVPLRQSNVDTDQIIPAVYLKRITRTGFEDALFAAWRKDPAFILNQEPFNAGSVLVAGPDFGTGSSREHAVWALKDYGFKTVLSSRFADIFRGNSGKQGLLAAELAQDDIELIWKELENAPGTAVTVDLVSKTVQCGNIVAPFEIDDYTRWRLLEGLDDIGLTLKHEEDITAFEATRPAFMPKTLPAKLS, via the coding sequence ATGGAAAAGTTCACCACCCACACCGGCATCGGCGTCCCGCTGCGCCAAAGCAACGTCGACACGGACCAGATCATCCCGGCCGTCTACCTCAAGCGCATTACACGCACCGGCTTCGAGGACGCGCTCTTCGCGGCCTGGCGCAAGGACCCGGCGTTCATCCTGAACCAGGAACCCTTCAACGCCGGCTCCGTCCTGGTGGCCGGCCCCGACTTCGGCACCGGCTCCTCCCGCGAGCACGCCGTCTGGGCGCTCAAGGACTACGGCTTCAAGACCGTGCTGTCCTCACGCTTCGCGGACATCTTCCGCGGCAACTCCGGCAAGCAGGGCCTGCTCGCCGCCGAACTGGCCCAGGACGACATCGAACTCATCTGGAAGGAACTCGAAAACGCCCCCGGCACCGCGGTCACCGTGGACCTCGTCTCCAAGACCGTGCAGTGCGGCAACATCGTCGCGCCGTTCGAAATCGACGACTACACCCGCTGGCGCCTGCTCGAGGGCCTGGACGACATAGGGCTGACCCTCAAGCATGAGGAAGACATCACCGCTTTCGAGGCCACCCGGCCCGCGTTTATGCCCAAGACCCTGCCGGCCAAGCTGTCCTGA
- the murA gene encoding UDP-N-acetylglucosamine 1-carboxyvinyltransferase: MSSVLTIRGGVPLTGRVTVRGAKNLVPKAMVAALLGNEPSVLRNVPEIKDVEVVTSLLQLHGVTVEKDPITGDLTLDPTNAKTASHTAIDAHAGDSRIPILLCGPLIHAIGEAFIPDLGGCKIGDRPIDYHLNVLRQFGAVVEKRPGGIHISAPGGLKGAKISLPYPSVGATEQVLLSATRAEGITELSGAATEPEIVDLIAVLQKMGAIISVQTDRTIRIEGVPDLGGYNHRALSDRNESASWASAALVTRGDIFVEGATQRDMMTFLNTYRKVGGGMDIGDDGIRFYHKGGKLNPLVLETDVHPGFMTDWQQPLIVALTQAEGVSIVHETVYENRFGFTEALIRMGANIQVHRECLGSVPCRFGQRNFLHSAVISGPTQLTGTDIDVPDLRGGFSHLIAALAANGTSRVTGIDIINRGYERFTEKLAGLGADFDITSTE, translated from the coding sequence ATGAGTAGTGTTCTGACAATCCGCGGAGGCGTCCCGCTTACTGGCCGCGTCACCGTGCGGGGGGCCAAGAATCTTGTCCCCAAGGCTATGGTGGCTGCCCTGCTGGGCAATGAGCCATCCGTGCTGCGCAACGTCCCCGAAATCAAGGACGTCGAGGTTGTCACCAGCCTGCTCCAACTCCACGGCGTCACCGTCGAGAAAGATCCCATCACCGGGGATCTGACCCTCGACCCGACCAACGCCAAGACTGCTTCGCACACGGCGATCGACGCGCATGCCGGCGATTCCCGCATCCCGATCCTGCTGTGCGGGCCCTTGATCCACGCGATCGGCGAGGCCTTCATCCCGGACCTGGGCGGCTGCAAGATCGGCGACCGCCCCATCGACTACCACCTGAACGTGCTGAGGCAGTTCGGCGCGGTCGTCGAAAAGCGACCCGGCGGCATCCACATCTCCGCGCCCGGCGGGCTTAAGGGCGCCAAGATCTCCCTGCCCTACCCGTCCGTCGGCGCCACCGAACAGGTGCTGCTGAGCGCCACCCGGGCCGAAGGCATCACCGAGCTCTCCGGCGCAGCCACCGAGCCCGAGATCGTCGACCTCATCGCCGTGCTGCAGAAAATGGGTGCCATCATCAGCGTCCAGACGGACCGCACCATCAGGATCGAAGGCGTCCCGGACCTCGGCGGCTACAACCACCGCGCCCTCTCGGACCGCAACGAATCGGCCTCCTGGGCCTCCGCGGCACTCGTCACACGCGGGGACATCTTCGTCGAAGGCGCCACCCAGCGCGACATGATGACGTTCCTCAACACCTACCGCAAGGTCGGCGGCGGGATGGACATTGGCGATGATGGCATCCGGTTCTACCACAAGGGCGGCAAGCTCAACCCGCTGGTCCTCGAGACGGACGTGCACCCCGGTTTCATGACCGACTGGCAGCAGCCGCTCATCGTCGCCCTGACCCAGGCCGAGGGCGTGTCGATCGTCCACGAAACCGTGTACGAGAACCGCTTCGGTTTCACGGAAGCCCTGATCCGGATGGGCGCCAACATCCAGGTCCACCGCGAATGCCTCGGCAGCGTCCCGTGCCGTTTCGGCCAGCGCAACTTCCTGCATTCAGCCGTTATCTCGGGCCCCACCCAGCTGACCGGAACCGACATTGACGTGCCCGACCTCCGCGGCGGGTTCAGCCATCTGATCGCGGCACTCGCCGCCAACGGCACCTCGCGGGTCACCGGCATCGACATCATCAACCGCGGCTACGAGCGTTTCACGGAGAAGCTCGCGGGCCTGGGCGCCGATTTCGACATCACCTCGACCGAGTAG
- a CDS encoding lysophospholipid acyltransferase family protein, with the protein MKETAKSHVTFVVVAGIVRPVMNLLMRKKWIGLEKLPAGGFIAAPNHCTEIDPLVVGHMLYNQKRMPHFLAKAGLFKVPVLGFVLRSTKQVPVERSSAGANRSLQIAKEVVDEGGAIIIYPEGTLTRDPELWPMKGHTGAARMALESGIPVVPMAHWGAHEVLPRYAKRFHIFPRKTSRLVVGDPVDLSAFAGRPLDKATLTEATNLIMDAITELLATLRGGQPPLVRWDPSAHNQSTHGRFVEGDAGTATGADGAK; encoded by the coding sequence GTGAAGGAAACGGCCAAGAGCCACGTCACCTTTGTCGTTGTTGCCGGGATTGTCCGGCCGGTCATGAACCTCCTGATGCGGAAGAAATGGATCGGCCTGGAGAAGCTGCCCGCCGGCGGCTTCATCGCAGCCCCCAACCACTGCACCGAAATCGACCCCCTGGTGGTAGGGCACATGCTCTACAACCAGAAGCGGATGCCGCACTTCCTGGCCAAAGCCGGGCTGTTCAAGGTGCCCGTGCTGGGCTTTGTGCTCCGCTCCACCAAACAGGTCCCGGTGGAACGCTCGTCGGCGGGCGCCAACCGCTCGCTGCAGATCGCCAAGGAAGTGGTGGACGAAGGCGGCGCCATCATCATCTACCCCGAGGGCACACTGACCCGGGACCCCGAGCTGTGGCCGATGAAGGGCCACACGGGCGCCGCCCGCATGGCGCTGGAAAGCGGGATCCCCGTGGTGCCGATGGCGCACTGGGGAGCCCACGAGGTTCTTCCCCGCTACGCCAAGCGGTTCCACATCTTCCCGCGGAAGACCTCGCGCCTGGTGGTGGGAGATCCCGTGGACCTGAGCGCCTTCGCCGGCCGGCCGCTGGACAAAGCCACCCTCACCGAGGCCACCAACCTGATCATGGACGCCATCACGGAGCTGCTGGCCACCCTTCGCGGCGGACAGCCTCCGCTGGTGCGCTGGGACCCTTCGGCGCACAACCAGTCCACGCACGGCCGCTTCGTCGAGGGCGACGCCGGGACAGCCACCGGCGCGGACGGCGCAAAATGA
- a CDS encoding NAD(P)H-dependent glycerol-3-phosphate dehydrogenase, which produces MTGHSGATASATRVAVLGAGSWGTTFAKILADAATASGVERDIRLWGRRGEVVEQINLKHRNEQYLKDIALPPSITASTDVAEVLAGADLVVLAVPAQTLRPQLREWKGLLAPGALVVSLMKGLELHSDARMSEVICEELGIPAERVAVVSGPNLAMEIAREEPTASVVACADSAAAGWVARSCTAPYFRPYTTGDVVGVEIGGIVKNIIALAVGICEGKQMGDNTKASVITRGLAETSRLSLALGGEARTMAGLAGLGDLVATCSSPLSRNHTAGRLLGKGLTLDEVTAEMTQTAEGIKSAQAVHELAGKLGVEMPITAAVVAVLAGKLSVDELGPLLLSRDLKPEGDY; this is translated from the coding sequence ATGACGGGTCACTCCGGCGCAACGGCTTCCGCCACCCGGGTGGCCGTCCTCGGAGCGGGGTCCTGGGGGACCACGTTCGCGAAGATCCTCGCTGACGCGGCTACGGCATCCGGCGTCGAACGTGACATCCGGCTGTGGGGCCGTCGCGGCGAAGTTGTCGAGCAGATTAATCTGAAGCACCGGAACGAGCAGTATCTTAAGGACATTGCCCTTCCGCCCAGCATCACCGCGTCCACGGACGTCGCCGAGGTCCTCGCCGGCGCCGATCTCGTGGTCCTGGCCGTTCCGGCCCAGACCCTGCGGCCGCAGCTGCGCGAATGGAAGGGCCTGCTGGCTCCCGGCGCGCTGGTGGTTTCCCTGATGAAGGGACTTGAGCTGCACTCCGACGCCCGAATGAGCGAGGTCATCTGCGAAGAGCTGGGGATTCCTGCCGAGCGGGTCGCCGTCGTCTCCGGACCCAACCTCGCCATGGAGATCGCGCGGGAGGAGCCCACCGCTTCCGTGGTCGCCTGCGCCGATTCCGCTGCGGCGGGCTGGGTTGCCCGCAGCTGCACTGCGCCGTACTTCCGTCCGTACACAACAGGCGACGTCGTCGGCGTCGAAATCGGCGGGATCGTCAAGAACATCATTGCCCTGGCCGTCGGCATCTGCGAGGGCAAGCAGATGGGCGACAACACCAAGGCCTCGGTGATCACCCGCGGCCTGGCGGAGACCTCCCGGCTGTCACTCGCCCTGGGCGGCGAGGCCCGGACGATGGCCGGGCTGGCCGGCCTCGGCGACCTCGTGGCCACCTGTTCCTCGCCGCTGTCCCGGAACCACACGGCCGGACGCCTGCTGGGCAAGGGCCTCACCCTGGACGAGGTCACCGCCGAGATGACACAGACGGCCGAGGGAATTAAATCCGCCCAGGCCGTTCACGAGCTGGCCGGCAAGCTCGGCGTCGAGATGCCCATCACCGCGGCGGTGGTAGCCGTGCTGGCCGGAAAACTGTCCGTTGACGAACTGGGGCCGCTCCTGCTGTCCCGGGACCTGAAACCTGAAGGCGATTACTGA
- a CDS encoding D-alanine--D-alanine ligase family protein encodes MSEENVSTEGLSAQRRPRVAVLFGGRSSEHAVSCVTAAGVLGAIDQTKYEVIPIGIAKTGQWVLASGDTHDWSLSASSLPEVASSAQTVALTEIGGEHQLIVASPNTVPQELGAVDVVFPLLHGPFGEDGTIQGFLELSDTRYVGAGVLASAVGMDKHFMKVVFESAGLRVGPYIAVTDRQWRNDPETVRKRVDQLGFPVFVKPARAGSSMGISKVDSLEGLDAAIEAARQHDPKLVIEAGIVGREIECAVLEGRGTDAPRTSMPGEIAVAGGGHEFYDFNAKYVDDAADLSCPADLPDEAIARVRELAAVAFDAVGAEGLSRVDFFYTPEGELIINEINTMPGFTPKSMYPQMWKATGLGYAELIDELIYLALHRKTGLR; translated from the coding sequence GTGTCTGAAGAAAACGTGAGCACAGAGGGCCTGAGCGCCCAGCGTCGTCCCCGGGTGGCGGTGCTGTTCGGCGGCCGCTCCAGCGAACACGCGGTCAGCTGCGTGACGGCGGCCGGCGTCCTTGGGGCCATTGACCAGACGAAGTACGAGGTCATTCCAATCGGGATCGCCAAGACGGGCCAGTGGGTGCTGGCGTCCGGGGACACCCATGACTGGTCACTCTCGGCGTCATCCCTGCCGGAGGTGGCGTCCTCAGCCCAGACCGTGGCGCTGACCGAAATCGGCGGCGAACACCAGCTGATTGTGGCCTCCCCGAACACCGTCCCGCAGGAACTCGGCGCCGTGGATGTCGTGTTCCCGCTGCTGCACGGCCCGTTCGGCGAGGACGGCACCATCCAGGGCTTCCTGGAGCTCTCCGACACCCGCTACGTCGGCGCCGGCGTGCTGGCGTCCGCCGTCGGCATGGACAAGCACTTCATGAAAGTGGTGTTTGAATCCGCCGGGCTGCGCGTGGGTCCGTACATCGCCGTCACGGACCGGCAGTGGCGCAATGACCCGGAGACCGTCCGCAAGCGCGTGGACCAGCTGGGCTTCCCGGTCTTCGTCAAGCCCGCACGGGCGGGCTCCTCCATGGGCATCTCCAAAGTGGATTCACTCGAAGGCCTGGACGCCGCGATCGAGGCCGCCCGCCAACATGACCCGAAGCTTGTCATCGAGGCGGGCATCGTGGGCCGCGAGATCGAATGCGCCGTGCTGGAAGGCCGGGGGACCGACGCCCCCCGGACGTCCATGCCGGGGGAGATTGCCGTGGCCGGCGGCGGGCATGAGTTCTATGACTTCAACGCCAAATACGTCGACGACGCCGCGGACCTCAGCTGCCCGGCCGACCTCCCGGATGAAGCCATCGCCCGGGTCCGCGAACTGGCCGCCGTCGCGTTCGACGCTGTCGGGGCCGAGGGACTGAGCCGGGTCGATTTCTTCTACACGCCCGAGGGCGAGCTGATCATCAACGAGATCAACACCATGCCCGGGTTCACGCCCAAGAGCATGTACCCGCAGATGTGGAAGGCCACCGGTCTGGGCTACGCGGAGCTGATCGACGAGCTGATCTACCTGGCGCTGCACCGCAAGACCGGCCTGCGCTAG
- a CDS encoding DUF3515 family protein, with product MHQLRFPAPARPLRILATATAAGILLSACSPVVDVAPAKDAANAACAPMMVALPDAIGEAKLRKTNSQATAAWGDPSLVILRCGVNVPGPTTDRCVSVNGVDWVIKEGDPVWTLTTFGREPATEILMDPDKISSATVLADLAAAAAKVPAARNCVGQADLQNLPPSQ from the coding sequence ATGCATCAGCTCCGTTTCCCGGCCCCCGCACGTCCGCTCCGTATCCTGGCCACGGCGACAGCCGCAGGGATCCTGCTGAGCGCCTGCTCCCCGGTGGTCGACGTCGCTCCCGCCAAGGACGCGGCGAACGCCGCGTGTGCCCCCATGATGGTGGCGCTGCCGGATGCGATCGGTGAGGCCAAGCTGCGCAAGACCAACAGCCAGGCCACCGCCGCGTGGGGCGATCCGTCGCTTGTGATCCTGCGCTGCGGGGTTAACGTGCCGGGTCCGACGACGGACCGCTGCGTCAGCGTGAACGGCGTCGACTGGGTCATCAAGGAAGGCGACCCGGTGTGGACGCTGACCACTTTCGGCCGCGAACCCGCCACGGAGATCCTGATGGACCCGGACAAGATCAGCTCCGCCACGGTGCTCGCGGACCTCGCCGCCGCCGCCGCGAAGGTGCCGGCGGCCCGGAACTGCGTGGGCCAGGCGGACCTGCAGAACCTGCCGCCCAGCCAGTAA
- the thiL gene encoding thiamine-phosphate kinase, which translates to MTVAELSESQLLERIFPRLHYGQEHNPSLILGPGDDAAIVAAPDGRTVLSIDTQVADQDFRLEWNNGYRTTGYDVGWKAAAQNLSDINAMGARATSLVVSLTMPPETRVAWVEDFADGISAGIRELGAPDCAVAGGDLGRGRELAVSVAILGTLDGKAAVLRSGARPGDTLALAGTVGRAAAGLALLESDTPVEELSQDQRALMDTQCRPLPPLAAGPLARDSGATALMDISDGLVRDGTRMASASHAVLNLDAAALKELAGPLLPAAELLGADPMDWVLGGGEDHGLLATFPPGVQLPHGFAAIGSVEAPASTDRTGVTIAGRPADTVGWDHFAD; encoded by the coding sequence CTGACCGTGGCGGAGCTCTCCGAATCCCAGCTTCTGGAGCGTATTTTCCCGCGCCTGCACTACGGCCAGGAACACAACCCGTCCCTGATCCTGGGCCCCGGCGACGACGCCGCGATTGTGGCCGCGCCGGACGGCCGGACAGTCCTCAGCATCGATACCCAGGTGGCGGACCAGGACTTCCGCCTGGAGTGGAACAACGGCTACCGGACCACCGGCTACGACGTCGGCTGGAAGGCCGCCGCGCAAAACCTCAGCGACATCAACGCCATGGGCGCCCGCGCCACCTCCCTCGTCGTCAGCCTCACCATGCCCCCGGAAACCCGCGTCGCCTGGGTCGAGGACTTCGCCGACGGAATCAGTGCCGGCATCCGGGAACTGGGCGCCCCGGACTGTGCCGTGGCCGGTGGAGACCTCGGCCGGGGCCGCGAACTTGCGGTCAGTGTCGCGATCCTGGGCACCCTCGACGGCAAGGCGGCCGTGCTGCGGTCCGGCGCCCGCCCGGGGGACACACTGGCGCTGGCCGGCACGGTAGGGCGGGCGGCGGCGGGTCTGGCGCTGCTGGAATCGGATACCCCCGTAGAGGAGCTAAGCCAGGACCAGCGCGCCCTCATGGACACGCAGTGCCGGCCCCTGCCCCCGCTCGCGGCGGGCCCGCTGGCCCGGGACTCCGGTGCCACGGCCCTGATGGACATCTCCGATGGTCTGGTCCGCGACGGCACCCGGATGGCGTCCGCCAGCCACGCCGTCCTGAACCTGGACGCGGCCGCCTTGAAGGAACTGGCAGGTCCGCTCCTGCCTGCCGCCGAACTGCTCGGCGCAGATCCGATGGACTGGGTCTTGGGCGGCGGGGAGGACCACGGACTGCTGGCCACATTCCCGCCGGGCGTTCAACTGCCTCACGGGTTCGCTGCGATAGGCTCGGTAGAAGCCCCTGCATCAACGGACCGCACGGGCGTAACCATAGCGGGAAGGCCCGCTGACACTGTGGGATGGGATCACTTTGCAGACTAA
- a CDS encoding DAK2 domain-containing protein, with translation MKRWLGKAETTLGNHSDRLNAINIFPVADGDTGTNLYLTVRAAAQALHSLDTAAIPQIGADPGVHSFGPPDPAQNDVGAILARAGLAAMERARGNSGTLFAVFLCAAAEPLAGHHRLSAPLLAAALNRAQLRAWSALSDPVPGTMLSVMEAAARAAAAVDSAHDGDDSNHTLGLALDAAVEAAVVAVVRTEDQLEALHAAHVVDAGGVGMLLILDCLRSAVLGEELQDQLLDGLHGYDVQDPHIHAGMPRDEGVEVMCTITLSPLDAAMMRQRLDEMGDSVIMSQVGGAADAAGAYRWRVHVHVPDAKPAVALIRSLGEPSDISITELAVPDAEPRGISDREPAGQVSDGYER, from the coding sequence ATGAAGCGGTGGTTGGGCAAGGCCGAAACGACGCTTGGAAACCACAGCGACCGCCTGAACGCCATCAACATCTTCCCGGTTGCCGACGGCGACACCGGCACCAACCTCTACCTGACGGTGCGTGCCGCCGCCCAGGCACTCCACAGCCTGGACACTGCGGCGATACCCCAGATCGGCGCGGACCCTGGGGTCCATTCCTTCGGTCCGCCGGACCCGGCACAGAACGACGTCGGCGCCATCCTGGCACGGGCCGGCCTGGCCGCCATGGAACGGGCGCGCGGCAACTCCGGCACCCTGTTCGCCGTGTTCCTCTGCGCCGCAGCCGAACCCCTCGCCGGCCACCACCGGCTGAGCGCTCCGCTGCTGGCCGCCGCCCTGAACCGCGCCCAGCTCCGGGCCTGGTCCGCGCTGAGCGACCCGGTTCCCGGAACCATGCTTTCCGTCATGGAAGCGGCCGCACGCGCCGCGGCCGCTGTGGACTCCGCCCACGACGGCGACGACAGCAACCACACCCTGGGCCTGGCCCTCGACGCCGCCGTGGAAGCCGCCGTCGTGGCCGTGGTGCGCACCGAGGACCAGTTGGAGGCGCTGCACGCAGCCCACGTGGTGGATGCCGGCGGCGTCGGGATGCTGCTGATCCTCGACTGCCTCCGCTCCGCCGTCCTCGGCGAGGAACTCCAGGACCAGCTGCTGGACGGACTGCACGGCTACGACGTCCAGGACCCGCACATCCACGCCGGCATGCCCCGGGACGAGGGTGTGGAAGTCATGTGCACCATTACCCTGTCACCGCTCGACGCCGCCATGATGCGCCAGCGGCTCGACGAAATGGGAGACTCCGTCATCATGAGCCAGGTGGGCGGAGCGGCCGACGCGGCCGGTGCGTACCGCTGGCGGGTCCACGTCCATGTGCCCGACGCCAAGCCGGCCGTGGCGCTGATCCGTTCCCTCGGTGAACCCTCGGACATCAGCATCACCGAGCTTGCCGTGCCGGACGCCGAACCCCGCGGGATAAGTGACCGTGAACCCGCAGGACAGGTCTCCGACGGATATGAACGCTGA